One window from the genome of Myxococcota bacterium encodes:
- a CDS encoding DUF4124 domain-containing protein, with amino-acid sequence MRSCLAPALALASLVVLAAAAPAEIYKWTDPDGVVHFTSNPDEVPADQRAAAAAAARAGKGSFQRGVVPSASGASSAPRAGEAPAAAPAARRRAGPAARTARGAEPAEERAGGKTEAEWRAEAQKYRDAMARLEGAAERCKGDRFRYTEGAGRRAYDEEMAEANACQKVRDEIDMNRRWLERLEERAHAAGVPPGWIRD; translated from the coding sequence ATGCGATCGTGTCTCGCGCCGGCCCTGGCTCTCGCGTCGCTCGTCGTGCTGGCCGCGGCCGCACCGGCCGAGATCTACAAGTGGACGGATCCCGATGGGGTCGTCCACTTCACGTCGAACCCCGACGAGGTGCCGGCCGACCAGCGGGCGGCCGCCGCCGCGGCCGCGCGCGCGGGGAAGGGCTCCTTCCAGCGCGGCGTCGTCCCGAGCGCATCCGGCGCATCGAGCGCGCCGCGCGCAGGGGAGGCCCCGGCCGCCGCACCCGCGGCCCGACGGCGCGCCGGCCCGGCCGCGCGCACGGCGCGCGGCGCCGAGCCCGCCGAAGAGCGCGCGGGCGGGAAGACCGAGGCCGAGTGGCGGGCCGAAGCGCAGAAGTACCGCGACGCGATGGCCCGACTCGAGGGCGCGGCCGAGCGCTGCAAGGGCGACCGCTTCCGGTACACGGAGGGCGCCGGCCGGCGCGCCTACGACGAGGAGATGGCGGAGGCCAACGCCTGCCAGAAGGTGCGCGACGAGATCGACATGAACCGCCGCTGGCTCGAGCGCCTCGAGGAGCGCGCGCACGCGGCCGGCGTTCCGCCGGGCTGGATCCGCGACTAG
- a CDS encoding serine/threonine-protein kinase: protein MAATSATAGRASAATGGRTLGGFTVEREIGRGGMGEVLLATQTSLGRAVVLKRILRDLAGEPELAARFEREARAAGALHHGNVVAVYDLFTHRGAQYIALEYVDGVDLASAIALEGALPWRVAATIALEMARGLEAVHARGTLHRDLKPANLLLGRRGEVKITDFGLALDAEASPLTRPGVALGTPSYMAPEQLRCERADARSDVFAFGCVLYEMLTGAPAFPPAACDGASGGGARGTDDGAGVGAARPASDSAALRIQRGRYVPVRRAARGVPRRLARLVARCLRPSPKRRVASARELRRALEQLLASPASADCQAELARFLRERNVIEPRSDETLVLVAAEPRAPARRPLRALAAAVVLALATAALAGALARPLVVAGYTDRARAAFADVRARAAARSHLVARAAPRETGDAARASAARAPGGPAPPIEAQASAGDPLAVEARAPSGEAVTVEARSPGES, encoded by the coding sequence ATGGCAGCGACCTCGGCGACGGCGGGCCGCGCGTCCGCAGCGACGGGCGGCCGCACGCTCGGCGGCTTCACCGTCGAGCGCGAGATCGGGCGCGGCGGCATGGGCGAGGTGCTGCTCGCGACGCAGACGTCGCTCGGCCGCGCGGTCGTGCTCAAGCGCATCCTGCGCGACCTGGCGGGCGAGCCCGAGCTCGCGGCGCGCTTCGAACGCGAGGCGCGCGCCGCCGGCGCGCTCCACCACGGCAACGTCGTCGCCGTCTACGATCTCTTCACGCACCGGGGCGCGCAGTACATCGCGCTCGAGTACGTCGACGGCGTCGACCTCGCGAGCGCGATCGCGCTCGAGGGCGCGCTGCCGTGGCGCGTCGCGGCGACGATCGCGCTCGAGATGGCGCGTGGCCTCGAGGCCGTCCACGCGCGCGGCACGCTCCACCGCGACCTGAAGCCCGCCAACCTGCTCCTCGGTCGCCGCGGCGAGGTGAAGATCACGGACTTCGGGCTCGCGCTCGACGCCGAGGCGTCGCCGCTGACGCGCCCCGGCGTCGCGCTCGGCACGCCTTCGTACATGGCGCCCGAGCAGCTGCGCTGCGAGCGCGCCGATGCGCGCAGCGACGTGTTCGCGTTCGGCTGCGTGCTCTACGAGATGCTGACCGGCGCGCCGGCCTTTCCGCCCGCGGCGTGCGACGGCGCGTCGGGCGGCGGTGCACGCGGCACGGACGACGGAGCCGGCGTCGGCGCGGCGCGTCCGGCGAGCGACAGCGCCGCACTGCGCATCCAGCGCGGGCGCTACGTCCCGGTGCGGCGCGCCGCGCGCGGCGTGCCGCGACGGCTCGCGCGGCTCGTCGCGCGCTGCCTGCGCCCGAGCCCGAAGCGGCGCGTCGCGAGCGCGCGCGAGCTGCGCCGCGCGCTCGAGCAGCTCCTCGCGAGCCCCGCGTCGGCCGACTGCCAGGCCGAGCTCGCGCGCTTCCTGCGCGAGCGAAACGTGATCGAGCCGCGCAGCGACGAGACGCTCGTGCTCGTCGCGGCCGAGCCGCGCGCGCCCGCTCGCCGTCCGCTGCGCGCGCTCGCCGCGGCCGTCGTGCTCGCACTCGCGACCGCTGCGCTCGCTGGCGCGCTGGCGCGCCCGCTCGTCGTCGCGGGCTACACGGATCGCGCGCGAGCCGCGTTCGCGGACGTGCGCGCGCGCGCCGCCGCGCGCAGCCACCTCGTGGCTCGCGCCGCGCCGCGCGAGACGGGCGACGCAGCGCGCGCATCCGCGGCGCGCGCACCGGGTGGCCCCGCCCCTCCGATCGAAGCGCAGGCGTCGGCCGGCGACCCCCTTGCCGTCGAGGCTCGCGCACCGAGCGGCGAAGCCGTTACCGTGGAGGCTCGCTCGCCGGGCGAGTCGTGA
- a CDS encoding FHA domain-containing protein, whose product MRDGRTRRVTAKQCGEDFLKAHRAALTVLSGPAAGSEYELGATRAVIGRSAKVSIRIEDASVSHEHACIELGVAGFGIRDLGSTNGVRVNGARVAGAALEHGDRVHIGSVELQYVVEEIAGSGAGGRVWDLGDLSDVADLDDALDTARRA is encoded by the coding sequence ATGCGAGACGGTCGAACGCGGCGCGTGACGGCGAAGCAGTGCGGCGAGGACTTCCTGAAGGCGCACCGCGCCGCGCTCACGGTGCTGAGCGGTCCGGCGGCGGGCAGCGAGTACGAGCTCGGCGCGACGCGCGCGGTGATCGGGCGCTCGGCCAAGGTGTCGATCCGCATCGAGGACGCATCGGTCTCGCACGAGCACGCGTGCATCGAGCTCGGCGTCGCGGGCTTCGGCATTCGCGATCTCGGAAGCACGAACGGCGTGCGCGTCAACGGCGCGCGCGTCGCCGGCGCCGCACTCGAGCACGGCGATCGCGTGCACATCGGCTCCGTCGAGCTCCAGTACGTCGTCGAGGAGATCGCGGGCTCGGGCGCGGGGGGCCGCGTCTGGGATCTCGGCGACCTGAGCGACGTCGCCGATCTCGACGACGCGCTCGACACCGCGCGCCGCGCCTAG
- a CDS encoding IclR family transcriptional regulator: MTKPKSDYAIQTVQNALRLLEMFQDEIELGVSELSRRLDLHKNNVFRLLATLELEGYIEQSASTDRYRLGTRCLELGRAFARGSRLLERARPVLESLALELGESAHLGVMHDFEVIHLDGEQPRALVLAASRVGRRLPVHCTALGKVLVAHADAPTRVAFDERCIAAGLASSTPATITDRDKLVEELRAVASQGFALDLGEYDEGLACAAAPVFQEGGRCVGALSVSGPSNRLTEMRLHDVAVPELVAAAERLSHQLGA; encoded by the coding sequence ATGACGAAGCCGAAGAGCGACTACGCGATCCAGACGGTGCAGAATGCGCTGCGCCTGCTCGAGATGTTCCAGGACGAGATCGAGCTCGGCGTGAGCGAGCTGTCCCGTCGCCTCGACCTCCACAAGAACAACGTGTTCCGGCTGCTCGCGACGCTCGAGCTCGAGGGCTACATCGAGCAGAGCGCCTCGACGGACCGCTACAGGCTCGGGACGCGGTGCCTCGAGCTCGGCCGCGCGTTCGCGCGCGGAAGCCGGCTGCTCGAACGCGCGCGCCCCGTGCTCGAGTCGCTCGCGCTCGAGCTCGGCGAGTCCGCGCACCTCGGCGTGATGCACGACTTCGAGGTGATCCACCTCGACGGCGAGCAGCCGCGCGCGCTCGTGCTCGCGGCCTCGCGCGTCGGCCGCCGGCTCCCCGTGCACTGCACGGCGCTCGGCAAGGTGCTCGTCGCGCACGCCGATGCACCCACGCGCGTCGCCTTCGACGAGCGCTGCATCGCCGCGGGGCTCGCATCGTCGACGCCCGCCACCATCACGGATCGCGACAAGCTGGTCGAGGAGCTGCGCGCCGTCGCGTCGCAGGGCTTCGCGCTCGACCTCGGCGAGTACGACGAAGGCCTCGCGTGCGCGGCCGCTCCCGTCTTCCAGGAAGGCGGGCGGTGCGTCGGAGCGCTCTCCGTGTCGGGGCCGTCGAACCGCCTGACGGAGATGCGCCTGCACGACGTCGCCGTGCCCGAGCTCGTCGCGGCGGCCGAGCGCCTCTCTCACCAGCTCGGCGCCTGA
- the lspA gene encoding signal peptidase II yields the protein MTDAPAGLAPKHAAFAIAALATAALDRIAKACVVHAIEPGSSVDVVRGFFSITHVRNPGAAFGFLASSSPELRGMLFATAAAAALLVILVHLRAVARGERREPVALGLVAGGAVGNAIDRLPLIGSGEVVDFLYFDLWQGYAWPHFNLADVAIVVGVVVLLVDMLAREAVSRGIDADESRR from the coding sequence GTGACCGACGCTCCGGCTGGCCTCGCACCCAAGCACGCCGCGTTCGCGATCGCCGCACTCGCGACGGCCGCGCTCGATCGCATCGCAAAGGCATGCGTCGTGCACGCGATCGAGCCCGGCTCGAGCGTCGACGTCGTGCGCGGGTTCTTCTCGATCACGCACGTGCGGAACCCGGGTGCGGCGTTCGGATTCCTCGCATCGAGCTCGCCCGAGCTGCGCGGCATGCTCTTTGCGACGGCGGCCGCTGCGGCGCTGCTCGTGATCCTCGTCCACCTGCGCGCCGTGGCGCGCGGCGAGCGGCGCGAGCCCGTGGCGCTCGGGCTCGTCGCCGGCGGCGCCGTCGGCAACGCGATCGACCGCCTACCCCTGATCGGGAGTGGCGAGGTGGTCGACTTCCTCTACTTCGACCTGTGGCAGGGCTACGCGTGGCCCCACTTCAACCTCGCCGACGTCGCGATCGTCGTCGGCGTCGTCGTCCTGCTCGTCGACATGCTCGCGCGCGAGGCGGTGTCGCGCGGCATCGACGCCGACGAATCGCGGCGTTAG
- a CDS encoding tetratricopeptide repeat protein, translating to MRPVALRPVALRLVALLLVAAGCAGVAPRLAPRPSLRISQLVDAGDAVRRASTRLLVEGLRADAAGDAPRAKGQYERAIAIDPTNPYAYLVYARFELDRRQVAQARRFLDRARSLVEAERDAEPAPGVEAHLVGLRGAIERASSGGTDAGAWLDRARELDPRAWSDGQLDAAELL from the coding sequence GTGCGGCCCGTCGCACTGCGGCCCGTCGCACTGCGGCTCGTCGCACTGCTGCTCGTTGCGGCGGGCTGCGCGGGAGTCGCGCCGCGGCTCGCGCCGCGCCCGTCGCTGCGCATCTCGCAGCTCGTCGATGCGGGTGACGCCGTGCGTCGGGCCTCGACGCGCCTGCTCGTCGAGGGCCTGCGCGCCGACGCCGCCGGGGACGCGCCGCGCGCGAAGGGCCAGTACGAGCGCGCCATCGCGATCGACCCCACCAACCCCTACGCCTACCTCGTCTACGCGCGCTTCGAGCTCGACCGCCGCCAGGTCGCGCAGGCGCGGCGCTTCCTCGACCGGGCGCGCTCGCTCGTCGAGGCCGAGCGCGACGCCGAGCCCGCGCCGGGCGTCGAGGCGCATCTCGTCGGCCTGCGCGGCGCGATCGAGCGCGCGTCGAGTGGCGGCACGGACGCCGGCGCGTGGCTCGACCGGGCGCGCGAGCTCGACCCGCGGGCCTGGAGCGACGGGCAGCTCGACGCCGCGGAGCTGCTGTGA
- a CDS encoding PBP1A family penicillin-binding protein has translation MTRPRARLGLRVLAVLAFVGGLLCSRWLLDLDGVVRERFEGRPFRVPSRVFAAPAILYPGLDTKRADVRGQLLRLGYREQDGGADAPLAEGRFRVSPGRVRIHLRPFEHPTRGEPARDVVLRMSGSTIEQIRELPRGREVGAVLVEPEPVGAFYGSEHEERELVRIDEVPQHLIDAILAVEDRRFESHHGIDPVRIAGAFLANLRAGSITQGGSTLTQQLVKNFFLTPERSYTRKATEAAMALLVEARYDKPEILQAYLNEIYLGQRGSTAVHGVGEAAHFVFGKRVRDLTLGEAATIAAIIQSPNRLSPHRNAEDAILRRNLVLELMRGQGRIDAAQQAAAVAEPLGVAEITPDPGDARYFLDLLRRQLPEVYDEAMLEAEGLRIYSTLDLRLQRAAAKALDEGLAQLEKEHPSLAAKTASERLQGCIIALRPQTGEILALVGGRDYGLSQFDRCAQARRQVGSVFKPFVYAAALEGRAGGPLITLASFVDDEPFEVATPQGSWRPKNFDGEFHGRVGVREAIERSMNVAAARLGQEVGIARVADMARRLGVESSLPNVPSLALGTAELAPLEVARAYATLAAGGVRPWPHAFEDVVDAHVGALERRELRFDRVLDEGTAFLVTSLLRGVVDRGTAARVRSMGMEGPIAGKTGTTDDERDLWFAGYTPELVAVVWIGFDTPRSLGVSSSRGAIPIWVRFMKEAVGTSVRGAFPKPPEVETFEIDPESGAIAAATCPQHRDEYFLSGTEPDSVCTYRGIRSREEESFWSRFGNGREEDRDAPPQRRRRGILDWLRGRL, from the coding sequence GTGACGCGCCCGCGCGCGCGGCTCGGGCTGCGCGTCCTCGCCGTCCTCGCCTTCGTCGGTGGCCTGCTCTGCTCGCGCTGGCTGCTCGATCTCGACGGCGTCGTGCGCGAGCGGTTCGAGGGGCGCCCGTTCCGCGTCCCGTCCCGCGTCTTCGCGGCGCCCGCCATTCTCTATCCGGGTCTCGACACGAAGCGCGCCGACGTGCGCGGGCAGCTCCTCCGGCTCGGCTACCGCGAGCAGGACGGCGGGGCCGACGCGCCGCTCGCCGAGGGCCGGTTCCGCGTCTCGCCGGGCCGCGTGCGCATCCACCTGCGGCCGTTCGAGCACCCGACGCGCGGCGAGCCCGCGCGCGACGTCGTGCTGCGCATGAGCGGCTCGACCATCGAGCAGATCCGCGAGCTGCCGCGCGGCCGCGAGGTGGGCGCCGTGCTCGTCGAGCCCGAGCCCGTCGGCGCCTTCTACGGGAGCGAGCACGAGGAGCGCGAGCTCGTCCGCATCGACGAGGTCCCGCAGCACCTGATCGACGCGATCCTCGCCGTCGAGGACCGCCGCTTCGAGTCGCACCACGGCATCGACCCCGTGCGCATCGCCGGCGCCTTCCTCGCGAACCTGCGCGCGGGCTCGATCACGCAGGGCGGCAGCACGCTCACCCAGCAGCTCGTGAAGAACTTCTTCCTGACGCCCGAGCGGTCGTACACGCGCAAGGCGACCGAGGCGGCGATGGCCCTGCTCGTCGAGGCCCGCTACGACAAGCCCGAGATCCTGCAGGCCTACCTGAACGAGATCTACCTCGGGCAGCGCGGGTCGACGGCCGTGCACGGCGTCGGCGAGGCCGCGCACTTCGTGTTCGGCAAACGCGTTCGCGATCTCACGCTCGGCGAGGCGGCGACGATCGCCGCGATCATCCAGAGCCCGAACCGCCTCTCGCCGCACCGCAACGCCGAGGACGCCATCCTGCGGCGCAACCTCGTGCTCGAGCTGATGCGCGGGCAGGGGCGCATCGACGCGGCGCAGCAGGCGGCCGCGGTGGCCGAGCCGCTCGGCGTCGCCGAGATCACGCCCGACCCGGGCGACGCCCGCTACTTCCTCGACCTGCTGCGTCGCCAGCTTCCCGAGGTGTACGACGAAGCGATGCTCGAGGCCGAGGGCCTGCGCATCTACTCGACGCTCGACCTTCGCCTGCAGCGCGCAGCGGCGAAGGCGCTCGACGAGGGGCTCGCGCAGCTCGAGAAGGAGCACCCGTCCCTCGCGGCGAAGACCGCGAGCGAGCGTCTCCAGGGCTGCATCATCGCGCTGCGTCCCCAGACGGGAGAGATCCTCGCGCTGGTCGGCGGCCGCGACTACGGGCTGTCGCAGTTCGATCGCTGTGCGCAGGCGCGCCGCCAGGTCGGGAGCGTGTTCAAGCCCTTCGTCTACGCGGCCGCGCTCGAGGGCCGCGCGGGCGGGCCGCTCATCACGCTCGCCTCGTTCGTCGACGACGAGCCGTTCGAGGTCGCGACGCCGCAGGGCAGCTGGCGCCCCAAGAACTTCGACGGCGAGTTCCACGGACGCGTCGGCGTGCGCGAGGCGATCGAGCGCTCGATGAACGTCGCGGCCGCGCGGCTCGGTCAGGAGGTCGGCATCGCGCGCGTGGCGGACATGGCGCGGCGGCTCGGCGTCGAGAGCAGCCTTCCGAACGTGCCGAGCCTCGCGCTCGGCACCGCCGAGCTCGCGCCGCTCGAGGTCGCACGCGCGTACGCGACGCTCGCGGCGGGCGGCGTGCGCCCGTGGCCGCACGCGTTCGAGGACGTCGTCGATGCGCACGTGGGCGCGCTCGAGCGCCGCGAGCTCCGCTTCGACCGCGTGCTCGACGAGGGAACCGCGTTCCTCGTCACGTCGCTGCTGCGCGGGGTGGTCGATCGGGGCACCGCGGCGCGCGTGCGCTCGATGGGGATGGAGGGCCCGATCGCGGGCAAGACGGGCACCACCGACGACGAGCGGGACCTCTGGTTCGCGGGCTATACGCCCGAGCTCGTGGCCGTCGTGTGGATCGGCTTCGACACGCCGCGCAGCCTCGGCGTGTCGAGCAGCCGCGGCGCGATCCCCATCTGGGTGCGCTTCATGAAGGAGGCCGTGGGCACGAGCGTGCGCGGCGCCTTCCCGAAGCCGCCCGAGGTGGAGACGTTCGAGATCGATCCCGAGAGCGGCGCCATCGCGGCGGCGACCTGTCCGCAGCACCGCGACGAGTACTTCCTGTCGGGGACGGAGCCCGACTCCGTGTGCACGTACCGCGGCATTCGCAGCCGCGAGGAGGAGAGCTTCTGGAGCCGCTTCGGGAACGGGCGCGAGGAGGATCGCGACGCGCCGCCGCAGCGGCGACGGCGCGGCATCCTCGACTGGCTGCGGGGGCGGCTGTGA
- the argH gene encoding argininosuccinate lyase: MSKPAHDGAKSPKKPWGGRFSEATDPAVERFTASVHFDKALARYDIRGSVAHARMLGATGIVPAQDVDAIVTGLESIAADIEAGRFAFDPALEDIHMNVESALRERIGAAAGRLHTGRSRNDQVATDLALYLRDVATAAERGLCELALVLVARGEEHVDTVLPGYTHLQRAQPVRLAHHWLAFVEMLRRDAGRMAGLRARLAHSPLGAGAIAGSTLPLDRAHTAAALGFPAGPTHNSMDTVASRDVALEFLAACAIAMVNLSRLSEELVVWSSSEFGFVELADAYSTGSSLMPQKKNPDVPEIVRGKTGRVVGNLVALLTVMKGLPLTYNRDMQEDKEPVFDSADTLRTALEVTAGAVATLRVRVETMRAAAADPMLLATDLAEALVREGVPFREAHEAVGRIVAHVTDGRLDLRDLSRDDLRVFHPAFPAGCDELLDIEASFAARDLVGGTSRERVASELARARGELEGALRALDLASAP; this comes from the coding sequence ATGTCGAAGCCGGCGCACGACGGGGCGAAGAGCCCGAAGAAGCCCTGGGGCGGCCGCTTCAGCGAGGCGACCGACCCGGCCGTCGAGCGCTTCACCGCTTCCGTGCACTTCGACAAGGCGCTCGCGCGCTACGACATCCGCGGCTCCGTCGCACACGCGCGCATGCTCGGCGCGACCGGCATCGTGCCCGCGCAGGACGTCGACGCGATCGTCACGGGCCTCGAGTCGATCGCGGCCGACATCGAGGCCGGTCGCTTCGCCTTCGACCCGGCGCTCGAGGACATCCACATGAACGTGGAGTCGGCGCTGCGCGAGCGGATCGGCGCCGCGGCCGGGCGCCTGCACACGGGGCGCAGCCGCAACGACCAGGTCGCAACCGACCTCGCGCTCTACCTGCGCGACGTCGCCACGGCCGCCGAACGCGGCCTCTGCGAGCTCGCGCTCGTGCTCGTCGCGCGCGGCGAAGAGCACGTCGACACCGTCCTGCCCGGCTACACGCACCTGCAGCGCGCGCAGCCCGTCCGGCTCGCCCACCACTGGCTCGCGTTCGTCGAGATGCTGCGGCGCGACGCGGGCCGCATGGCCGGCCTGCGCGCCCGGCTCGCGCACTCGCCGCTCGGCGCGGGCGCGATCGCGGGCTCCACGCTGCCGCTCGACCGCGCGCACACGGCGGCCGCGCTCGGCTTCCCCGCCGGGCCGACCCACAACAGTATGGATACCGTCGCCTCGCGCGACGTCGCCCTCGAGTTCCTCGCGGCCTGCGCGATCGCGATGGTCAACCTCTCGCGGCTCTCGGAGGAGCTCGTCGTCTGGTCGTCGAGCGAGTTCGGGTTCGTCGAGCTGGCGGACGCCTACTCGACGGGCTCGTCGCTCATGCCGCAGAAGAAGAACCCGGACGTGCCCGAGATCGTGCGCGGCAAGACGGGCCGCGTCGTCGGCAACCTCGTCGCTCTCCTGACCGTGATGAAGGGCCTGCCGCTCACCTACAACCGCGACATGCAGGAGGACAAGGAGCCCGTCTTCGACAGCGCCGACACGCTGCGGACGGCGCTCGAGGTGACGGCGGGAGCGGTCGCCACGCTGCGCGTCCGCGTCGAGACCATGCGCGCGGCGGCCGCCGACCCGATGCTGCTCGCGACGGACCTCGCCGAGGCGCTGGTGCGCGAGGGCGTTCCCTTCCGCGAGGCGCACGAGGCCGTCGGGCGCATCGTGGCGCACGTCACCGACGGGCGGCTCGACCTGCGCGATCTGTCGCGCGACGATCTGCGCGTCTTCCATCCCGCCTTTCCGGCCGGCTGCGACGAGCTCCTCGACATCGAGGCGAGCTTCGCCGCGCGCGACCTGGTCGGCGGGACGTCGCGCGAGCGCGTGGCATCGGAGCTCGCGCGCGCGCGCGGCGAGCTCGAGGGCGCGCTGCGCGCGCTCGACCTCGCCTCCGCACCCTGA
- the dapF gene encoding diaminopimelate epimerase, producing MSDIAFTKMHGAGNDFVVLDAIAQPLPPLEAFSRRIADRHFGIGCDQVLVVERPTPGTEADFRMDIYNADGSRVEMCANGIRAFYKFLRDHGHTRADAVRVETLGGVVVPRHAGDGLVTVDMGRPVLEPAKIPTRLGAGDGPVLDVALEVDGETYTVSSASMGNPHCVIEVPDPDAFPVGAVGPRIEHHAAFPNRVNVEFITVVARDRIRQRTWERGTGETLACGSGACAVAVTSMLRGVVDRSVAIELRGGELRIEWASDDARVFMTGPAAEVFTGTIAA from the coding sequence ATGAGCGACATCGCGTTCACGAAGATGCACGGCGCGGGCAACGACTTCGTCGTGCTCGATGCCATCGCGCAGCCGCTGCCGCCGCTCGAGGCGTTCTCGCGCCGCATCGCCGACCGGCACTTCGGGATCGGCTGCGACCAGGTGCTCGTCGTCGAGCGCCCGACGCCCGGAACGGAAGCCGACTTCCGGATGGACATCTACAACGCGGACGGCTCGCGCGTCGAGATGTGCGCGAACGGCATCCGCGCCTTCTACAAGTTCCTGCGCGATCACGGCCACACGCGCGCCGACGCGGTGCGCGTCGAGACGCTCGGCGGCGTCGTCGTGCCGCGTCACGCCGGCGACGGGCTCGTCACCGTCGACATGGGTCGCCCCGTGCTCGAGCCGGCGAAGATCCCGACCCGGCTCGGCGCGGGCGACGGCCCCGTGCTCGACGTCGCGCTCGAGGTCGACGGCGAGACGTACACGGTATCGAGCGCGTCGATGGGGAACCCGCACTGCGTCATCGAGGTGCCCGACCCGGACGCGTTCCCGGTCGGCGCGGTCGGGCCGCGCATCGAGCACCACGCCGCGTTCCCGAACCGCGTCAACGTCGAGTTCATCACCGTGGTCGCGCGCGACCGCATCCGGCAGCGCACCTGGGAGCGCGGCACCGGCGAGACGCTCGCGTGTGGCAGCGGCGCGTGCGCGGTGGCGGTCACGTCCATGCTGCGCGGGGTGGTCGATCGCAGCGTCGCGATCGAGCTCCGGGGCGGCGAGCTGCGCATCGAGTGGGCGAGCGACGACGCGCGCGTCTTCATGACCGGCCCGGCCGCCGAGGTCTTCACCGGCACCATCGCGGCCTGA
- the dapA gene encoding 4-hydroxy-tetrahydrodipicolinate synthase, whose protein sequence is MFEGVLTALVTPFQDGEVDEPALRQLVEEQVEAGIDGLVPCGSTGESATLSHAEHRQVVEIVVDAVNGRVPVVAGTGSNNTREAIELTQHAKDAGADGALLISPYYNKPTQEGIAQHYEAIAKATSFPLVYYNIPGRTASNIAAATQRMLAGIEYVVGVKEASGDIGQISEVVRTCPSDFTVLSGDDAMTLPLMAVGGKGVISTSSNLVPREMCEIVRACNEGDYARARDVHFRLMPVFDALFCETNPIPVKAALAMQGKIGDEIRLPMTRIGEASAMRLRGVLSDLGLLS, encoded by the coding sequence ATGTTCGAGGGCGTGCTGACCGCGCTGGTCACCCCCTTCCAGGACGGCGAGGTCGACGAGCCCGCCCTGCGGCAGCTCGTCGAGGAGCAGGTCGAGGCCGGCATCGACGGGCTCGTCCCGTGCGGATCGACCGGCGAGAGCGCGACGCTCTCGCACGCCGAGCACCGGCAGGTGGTCGAGATCGTGGTCGACGCCGTGAACGGCCGCGTTCCCGTCGTCGCCGGAACCGGCTCGAACAACACGCGCGAGGCGATCGAGCTGACGCAGCACGCGAAGGACGCGGGCGCGGACGGCGCGCTCCTGATCTCGCCCTACTACAACAAGCCGACGCAGGAAGGCATCGCGCAGCACTACGAGGCGATCGCCAAGGCCACCTCGTTCCCGCTCGTCTACTACAACATCCCCGGTCGCACGGCGTCGAACATCGCGGCCGCCACGCAGCGGATGCTCGCCGGCATCGAGTACGTGGTCGGCGTGAAGGAGGCCTCGGGCGACATCGGCCAGATCTCCGAGGTCGTGCGCACCTGCCCGAGCGACTTCACCGTGCTCTCGGGCGACGACGCGATGACGCTCCCGCTGATGGCCGTCGGCGGCAAGGGCGTGATCTCGACCAGCAGCAACCTCGTGCCGCGCGAGATGTGCGAGATCGTGCGCGCCTGCAACGAGGGCGACTACGCGCGCGCGCGCGACGTGCACTTCCGGCTCATGCCCGTCTTCGACGCGCTCTTCTGCGAGACGAACCCGATCCCGGTGAAGGCCGCGCTCGCCATGCAGGGGAAGATCGGCGACGAGATCCGGCTGCCCATGACGCGCATCGGAGAGGCTTCGGCCATGCGGCTGCGCGGCGTCCTGAGCGACCTGGGGCTGCTCTCGTGA
- the dapB gene encoding 4-hydroxy-tetrahydrodipicolinate reductase, giving the protein MSERPVAVVGALGKMGKEVRAAVAARPELRIGGALEAPGHPSIGGRIENDVIIAGDAAAAFAGCDVAIDFSVPKATLANLRVAAEAGIAYVTGTTGFTPSELDEVATLAKTIPVLHAPNFSVAVNVLAWVVREAAARLGPGYDAEIVELHHAAKRDAPSGTALRLAEAVAAGRGIALEPNLVLERAGETGPRPRDAIGVQTLRGGDNTGEHTVMFIGKGERLELVHRSSTRGHFAAGAARAAAWLVDKPAGAYRIEQVLGLD; this is encoded by the coding sequence GTGAGCGAGCGTCCCGTCGCCGTCGTCGGTGCGCTCGGCAAGATGGGCAAGGAGGTGCGCGCCGCCGTCGCCGCGCGGCCGGAGCTCCGCATCGGCGGCGCGCTCGAGGCCCCCGGCCACCCGAGCATCGGCGGACGCATCGAGAACGACGTCATCATCGCCGGCGACGCCGCCGCGGCCTTCGCGGGCTGCGATGTCGCGATCGACTTCTCGGTCCCGAAGGCGACGCTCGCGAACCTGCGCGTCGCGGCCGAGGCGGGCATCGCCTACGTCACGGGCACGACGGGCTTCACGCCGAGCGAGCTCGACGAGGTCGCGACGCTCGCGAAGACGATCCCCGTGCTGCACGCCCCGAACTTCTCCGTCGCCGTGAACGTGCTCGCGTGGGTCGTGCGCGAGGCCGCGGCGCGTCTCGGGCCGGGCTACGACGCCGAGATCGTCGAGCTCCACCACGCGGCGAAGCGCGACGCGCCGTCGGGCACCGCGCTGCGGCTCGCCGAGGCCGTCGCGGCGGGACGCGGCATCGCGCTCGAGCCCAACCTCGTGCTCGAGCGCGCCGGCGAGACGGGCCCGCGGCCGCGCGACGCGATCGGCGTGCAGACGCTGCGCGGCGGCGACAACACGGGCGAGCACACGGTCATGTTCATCGGGAAGGGCGAGCGCCTCGAGCTCGTCCATCGCTCGTCGACGCGCGGCCACTTCGCGGCCGGGGCCGCGCGCGCCGCGGCCTGGCTCGTCGACAAGCCCGCCGGTGCGTATCGCATCGAGCAGGTGCTGGGGCTCGACTGA